TCGTCTTTTGAGTCCTACGTTAGAGGCGTACAGTCCCAGTCGAAAGTACTGCTATGTCGTCTTTTATTATCACATGTTCGGCTCGGACGTCGGCTCGCTGAACGTCTATTCGAAACCAAACCAGGGAAACACGAACCTGTGGTCCAAGACTGGCGATCAGGGCGACGTTTGGCAGAGAGCACAACTACTGTTGCCGACGTTGAAGAAGCAATATCAAATCGTTTTTGATGTCATCCAGGGATCGGGCTTTCGCGGGGACATCGCCATCGACGATATTCGGTTTTTGGAGTGCACTCCGCCGGTTCAATGCAAGGCCGGGGAGTTTCAGTGCAACATCGGCTACTGCGTTCCGTCTCAGTGGCAGTGcaacgaattcgacgactgCGAAGACGGATCGGACGAGTGGAATTGCAGTAAGACGAATGATTGTGAGatgttttcgacgtcgtcgatcttttttcttttttcttagctaAACTGTGCactttcgaacgttcgtcgaatttgtgcGGCGTTTGGAACGTGAGCGACGAGGGAGATCTGACGTGGAGTCGTCAGTCTCGCTCGTCGAGTCCGTTTTCAACCGGTCCCAACGTTGATCACACTATCGGCGCCAGACAAGGTAAGGAAGTGTGGAGGTGGGGTCTTAGCCGTGACGTTGTTCTCAGAAGAATTTTCGCATAAACGCACCGATTTTGCGATCGCGTTTTACGAAATCGTTTTGCAGAATTCACTTCGCAGCCAATTCGCGCATTTCCcgattcgaaacgacgaacttTTGTCGTCTTTTAGCCGCAATTATACGGGTCCTGTTCTCATCGCAGTCTTTCTTTACAGGGCACTATCTCATTTCGACGGTTTCCGCGTCTCGTCCCGGCCAACGAGCGATCCTAACGACGGCCTCTCGCGCGACCTACACGTGGTGCAAAGTCCACTTCGCCTACTACGTCTACGGCTCGGACGTCGGCACGCTCGAAGTCATGCTCAAAACCGATCAAGGATCCGAGATCCAACTGTGGAGTCGATCGGGCGACCAAGGCTCGCAGTGGAACCAGGCGAGCGTCAATTTGCCGCAGACGAACGGCAACGCGTACGCCGtccgcttcgtcttcacgtcgacgggcgGCTATCGCGGCTacgtcgctctcgacgacatcgccTTGGACGAATGCGCGATGCGGCCGTCGCtcgtgccgccgacgacgccggcgatcCAGCTCGCGTTTCCGGCGGGAACGTGCGGCTTCGAGTCGTCGATGTGCCACTATTACAATCTCAagtcgaacggcgtcgattggGTGCGACGCGCCGGCGCTACGCCGTCGTTCAACACGGGACCGACCGTCGATCACACGACGGGAAAGACGTCGGGTCACTACGTCTATATCGAGTCGTCTGGCTTGCCGGCGAATAGCACGGCGATGTTGGAAAGTCCGGTTTATCGGTCTACGGGGAAAATGTGCGGTATGCGATTCGCTTATCATCTCTATGGATCCGACATCGGCAAGCTCGAGGTTATCGTTCAAGATCTGAACTCGCATCAGAGCACTCAGGTGTGGATGCGATCGGGTAACCAAGGCAACGGGTGGCATCACGCTCTCGTTCCCATCGGAGCTCTGTCGTCGAATCATCAGTTCGCTTTCAAGGCGACGCATGCCGACGGTTTCCGTGGTGACATggcgatcgacgacatctcgttttcgttgtgCGATCCAGGCTATCACTATCCGACGTGTTCGGCGCTTCAGTACGCCTGCACGTCCGGTCAATGCGTTTCGGACGATTTCGTCTGCGATAACGATTTTGATTGCAACGACAAGTCGGACGAGTCGTCCGCCGCCTGCGCGGCTTTCAAAACGCCATATTCCTGCGATTTCAATACCAGCATGTGCGGCTTCGTTAGCGATCCGACGGCGAATTTCACGTGGATTTCCGGACACGGTCAGACGGTGAGCTACGGTACGGGACCCGGGTTCGATCACACGAGCGATTCGGAATACGGTCGTTATATGTACATCGAGGCGAGTTATCCGCGCGTTCAAGGCGAGAACGCGTTGCTTATAAGTCCCGTTTTCAAACCggcggtgacgtcgtcgtgctcCGTGCGTCTGTTCTATCACATGCACGGGCAGCATATCGGTTCGTTTACGGTGTTTATGAGATCGGCTGACGCGAAGTATAGCTCGTTTGGAAAGTGGAAGCAGGTTTGGACTCAGTCGGGAACGCAAGGAAATATATGGAATCGGCTTGTTTTGAGTCCAATTTCGGGCTACTATCAGGTTTGCTTTGAGTAGTGCTGTGTATGTAGATCTTGGGGGTATGGGTTTCTCTTAGGTTGGCATACAAGGAACGATTGGAAACGGATTTTCTGGTGATATTGCtatcgacgatttttcgctcACCAAAGGCTGTGGCGAAGAAGGTAAACATACGTATCCTATACACTATAACGGCGCACTTACCTTTATTCTTTTCTAGTTAAAAGGACTCCACCGCCCGGTAAAACTCATCTCACCAATTAATATATATACGATATTATCTGCTCCTAGCTCAACTGCCTAGTTTATGCACGTTCGAAAAAGGCATGTGCAGCTACCAGAACGTTTTCCTCAACGACATCGACTGGTCGTCGCACGCCGGCTTCACGGCGAGCTCCGGCACGGGTCCCAACTTCGATCACACGTTTCAAAACTCGACGGGCCACTACGTCTACATGgaaacgtcgacgggcgAACTCGGTCACAACGCGACGCTCGTCAGTCCGCTCTACAAACAAGACGGATCCAAGTGCATGACTTTCTTCTATAACATGTACGGATCCGACGTCGGAAATTTGTCCGTCTACACGCTCGATCAACGCGGACGCAAGGTTCGGGGTTTCTATCTCGCCGGGAATCAGGGAAGCTTTTGGAAGCGCGGAATCGTGTCGCTCACCTCGCTGAGCGGCAATTatcgcgtcgtcttcgaaggCCTGAAAGGGTCGGGTTTCCGCGGCGATATCGCTATTGACGATATTTCGTTTGGCTCGTGTTCGACGGTCGCTCCGGTGACCGTGTCGCCGTGCGGCAGGGGACAGTTTTCGTGTCACGATAGGTCGGGCTGCGTTCCGCTGACCGACGTCTGCGATTTCGTGACCGCCTGCGCGGACGGATCCGACGAAGCGTCGTGCACAAGTAAGTTGAgactataaaaaaatttaaatgtttttatttttttcctcGAAGTGAAAAAATGCGACTTCGAGTCGAATCTGTGCAATTGGAATGTCGACGATTCGGACTTCACGTGGAAACGCTACTCGGGAAACAGCGGCCAGTCGAACGGTCCCTCGAGCGATCACTACAACAAGAATGGTTACTATCTTCTCGCTGTCGAATCGGGCGCGCTGAAGAGCACGAAAGCGTTGCTGAGGAGCTCGCAATTCACTCAGTCGGGAACGAATTGTCGACTCGTCTTCTGGTATTACATGTCAGGGACGGTGGGATCGTTGAAAGTGCAAGTGAGAGtcgcgcaaacgacgacggtcaTCTGGGAGATGAAAGGCAATCAGGGATCGACTTGGAAGCAGATCTACGCGAACATTGGACGCCAGGCGAATTTCGTTATCGAAGTAGAGGCGGATCGACCGTCGTCCGGAAGCGGtagcgtcgccgtcgacgatcttcagCTGACGAATTGCGAACAaggtaagagagagagagagagagagagagagaaattgcAGCTTAATAAATCGATCCTTGAATATTTGTCTAACTTTAggcgccgtcttcgtttgcgCTCCCGACGAATTCACGTGCTCGAACACGGCCTGCGTCAAGAAGTCGCGCGTGTGCGACTACCACGACGACTGCGGCGACGGTTCGGACGAGGATCAAGCGACTTGCAGTAAGAAACGAGTCCAGAAGAAACGTTCCTTGACTTTTCTCCCCTTCTCAGAATCGTTCTACGCCAACTGCGACTTCGAATCGTCGTGCTCCTGGACAACGACGCACaagaataaattcaaatGGCAACTCAAATCGGCCGAAACGTCGGGCGTCGGCACCGGACCCGGTTACGACAGCAACGGAAAATCGTCGGGTCATTACATGATCGCGAGCGGCACGCTGGCGACGCGCGCCCAGCAGGCGATCCAGTACGTGAGTCCGTGGctctcggcggcgacgaatccCGGTTGCTATTTCCGCTTTTCCTATTTCATCGCCGGAAACAATCCCGGCACGCTGCAAGTCTATTACAAGTCCggatcgacgaacgtcgttccGTGGAGCGTAtcggcgccgacgaacgGCCAGTGGATTCGCAAGGAGATTCAGCTCAACGTGCTCAATAGTTACCAGCTCTACATCGAATCCAAGTCCGGGTTGAATCGCGGTTCGGCTTTTAtggcgatcgacgacgtgtcgTTTTCGCTCCTTTGTCCGCGCGCGCGTCCCGTCGTGAAGCCGTCCAGTGGGACGGTTCGACCgattccgacgacggcgatcggCGGCGTGACGAAGGGACCGACTTTGACGCCGAATCCGTGCGGCACGCCCGGGTCTTTTACCTGCGCGAGCGACCTTAGTAAGTGTCTTCCTCCTTTGTACAAGTGCGACGGACTTTACGATTGCGTGGACAAATCGGACGAGTTAAATTGCCGTAAGAAATTgtcgattgattttttggtaTAATCAATATGCCGAGGCTTTAGCTTTGAATTCTTTGGACTGCACTTTCGACGATCCGGCGCTGCCTTTGTGCCACTGGACTGTGGATAAAACGGTCTCGAATACGTGGACTGTTCAAAGCGGTGCCACGGATTATGGCCCCAATCAGGACCACACAAGGACAGGCGAAAGTAGGCTCTCAGGTAAAAAAGAGTCAGCGCCTAGATATTTTTAATCAAGACGCGTTTGTTTCGTTAGGATATCTCTTGAGCCAGTATTCCTCTTTCGTGCGAACAAGCAATTCGCCTCTTGTCGCTCGTCTCGTCTCGATTGCATTTCCCAACGCGAACGAAGGCTGCcaaatgtcgttcttctactTCATTCGCTCGCCTTATACCGATTTCGCCACGCTGACAATTTCGACGACCGACGCGTCGGGCAGCGGACACAATCCGAAGACGTTTACCGGATCTAGTAATGCCAAGTGGACGAAGGGAAGCTACAGTCTGAAAAGCGCTCTCGCATTTAACGTCACAATTGAATCGACGATCACGGCAAAGGAGTCCACCGTTTCTATTGACGATATATACTTCCAAGGAAATTGCCCAGGtaaaaagtcgtcgaaaaaaagtTCATTGATAGATATTGTATTCGTTCTTAGATCCTCTAAAGTCAGCGTCAAATGGAGGTGGCGGAGGTGGCGGAGGAGGAAAGAATGGTGAGTTGGGGGGAAAACTTGCCGCTTgttttcaataatttttcttttttttgttttagttgTTTGGATCGTTGTCGGTGTTATTGCCGGACTTCTCATAGTCTGCGGCACTATTAtatttttgtattttgtCTCTAGGTAAGATCTAATTGATTTGGCGTCTCAGTCGATCGCGACACTTTTATATGATTTATATAGAAATGCAAAAAGACGTAAAGGCAAATTCGAAGTGGAATACCATCGgcacgacgaagacgacgaagacgacgaagacggagaCATGAGAGACGAAACTCAGgtacaagaagaagaaaaacccAGCATCGTACTCATTAatcaaatttatttaatccAGGGAATCTCCATCAACGCTGACCGATCCGTAAGTCGACCTAagtcccccccccccccccccctcccaTTCAAGATTCGCATTTTAGAGAGGCGGAGCGTTGCAATTCGTCAACGAATATCCCCAGCGAGACGAAGGCGACTCAGACGAAGAATTGCTTTCCTAACTCTATTGGGCGCGCGCGAAAGCTGACGTCGTTATGCTAAACGCTGTTTCTGTGCTCTaatcgttgttttttttccctGCGTGCTTTTTATGTATGTGTCCTAGCTGCGAGAAAAAGATAACCATCATGCAATGTCCGGCTAAACGGGAGGCCAATAGGACGGGCCCTCGCATCGTTCGTCGCCAggctcgtcgccgtcgtagCACAATCTATTATAAGTCGATTCTTTAGAAAAGCCCATCAGCGAACGTTCTTCGTGAATTCGAtaggagaacgtcgacggttCGGAGCCGATGAAATAGCGCGCATGGGACGCTATCCACTGGTCGACGATCGccacgccgccgtcgccgaactcCTTCAACTTGAGACGCGTGGGCTTGTACTGGACGATGGGCaaatcgcgacgaagaacgtcgacCTCTGGCATCTTAATCATCTTCTATTCTCCATATATGTTTTATGTATCTTACCTTTATCGGGTGCGTCTGTGGCTAGAAACAAGACGTCGAGTTTGTGTTTCTTTAGGAGCGGTTTGAGCTGTTCGATGGCTCCCTTTAGGGTCGGCACGTCTTTTCGGCCGTACCACGTCATGTCCTTGCGACGAAAATGAACTGCCATATAAGGCAAtcccttttcgtcgtcgcctttttttgGAAGATTTTTCGCCATGAATTTCTCCGCTTCGTCTTTGAGATAAcgcgcgaaaacgagacTCCGACGAGCCTATAACaaaatcttaattaattaattaaaaat
The genomic region above belongs to Oscarella lobularis chromosome 12, ooOscLobu1.1, whole genome shotgun sequence and contains:
- the LOC136193688 gene encoding GDP-fucose protein O-fucosyltransferase 2-like isoform X2, translating into MVKRMRAKDANWIFVLPAWPHLYHWQSDLPREGRVPWRRFFEIEAINNYVPTIEFEDFLKENGPEIEEIMYLQNYKDGWSDGQEWVEKIDVSDCNESPPYEKDKTGKWQGHFSGFNTDVYGRNFVCVSAQGETTLLENMLLKRKNLKSVFVDRFETLLHADFGGKEFWNARRSLVFARYLKDEAEKFMAKNLPKKGDDEKGLPYMAVHFRRKDMTWYGRKDVPTLKGAIEQLKPLLKKHKLDVLFLATDAPDKEVDVLRRDLPIVQYKPTRLKLKEFGDGGVAIVDQWIASHARYFIGSEPSTFSYRIHEERSLMGFSKESTYNRLCYDGDEPGDERCEGPSYWPPV